A window of the Streptomyces sp. NBC_00454 genome harbors these coding sequences:
- a CDS encoding FG-GAP-like repeat-containing protein: MKRNVRTLVSVVAAVSAVGTMLGTALVVAPSAQAAAQAAPSVAVAAAAVAPPAANEIRVVSWNICGEAGGVRGQAGYCPYRDQPAAKMDEVKKAVDERRANVVMLQEVCGGAPGSHMALLQERLGSEWSIRHAVGARPDGRTDCRAGLTGELGVLLAVKGTVSDSWSANTLPADPGNPADKQTLAALCVAVEGWSTTPCTTHIIPGDGSRAAAQVKNVKAFLDAHAPGGVVLGGDFNRNALAAELAPLTDSYDRCIDANTYHGWNTDTKQHTWHKLDHLFTTRAAGASRFASCAVDTARMDTTENEPTSGAPNGFSDHAPVTAVLRGAPAAGDMNADGRSDLVAIDDAGKLRLYGGYGNGSVSGSPAVIGSGGWTGASISHRGDWTGNGAEDIVARVGTELRVYPNRGDGTLASPVRIGTGFPADSKVVSVGDATGDGYPDVVATIGDTLWLYAGNPAAKPSVKAGVQIGLRGWAPMSLSAAGDADHDGRVDLFARDANDQQLWLYRGQGDGTFGARTEYGHGYGTGSRPLIAGAADADGNGVADLWATTDEGTGTLMFYAGETNGAGDPVDGTRTTVGLSGWNTIRAIS; encoded by the coding sequence TTGAAGAGAAACGTACGGACGCTCGTGTCCGTCGTGGCGGCCGTCTCGGCCGTGGGGACCATGCTCGGCACCGCGCTGGTCGTCGCGCCCTCCGCACAGGCCGCCGCGCAGGCCGCGCCGAGCGTCGCCGTGGCCGCAGCCGCGGTCGCGCCTCCGGCAGCGAACGAGATACGGGTCGTGTCCTGGAACATCTGCGGGGAGGCCGGAGGCGTTCGCGGGCAGGCGGGCTACTGCCCGTACCGCGACCAGCCGGCGGCCAAGATGGACGAGGTCAAGAAGGCCGTGGACGAGCGGCGCGCCAACGTGGTGATGCTGCAAGAGGTCTGCGGCGGCGCCCCCGGCAGCCACATGGCGCTGCTCCAGGAGCGGCTCGGCAGCGAATGGTCGATCCGGCACGCCGTCGGCGCGCGCCCCGACGGCCGGACCGACTGCCGGGCCGGACTGACCGGCGAACTCGGCGTCCTGCTGGCCGTCAAGGGCACCGTCAGCGACTCCTGGTCCGCGAACACGCTGCCCGCGGACCCCGGCAACCCCGCCGACAAGCAGACCCTGGCGGCGCTGTGCGTGGCGGTGGAGGGCTGGAGCACCACCCCCTGCACCACACACATCATCCCCGGCGACGGGAGCCGCGCGGCGGCGCAGGTCAAGAACGTCAAGGCGTTCCTCGACGCGCACGCCCCCGGCGGGGTCGTCCTGGGCGGCGACTTCAACCGCAACGCCCTCGCGGCCGAGCTGGCGCCGCTGACGGACTCCTACGACCGCTGCATCGACGCGAACACGTACCACGGCTGGAACACGGACACGAAGCAGCACACCTGGCACAAGCTCGACCACCTCTTCACCACCAGGGCGGCCGGCGCGAGCCGCTTCGCCTCCTGCGCCGTCGACACGGCGCGCATGGACACCACGGAGAACGAGCCCACCAGCGGGGCCCCGAACGGCTTCTCCGACCACGCCCCCGTCACCGCGGTGCTGCGCGGCGCCCCGGCGGCCGGTGACATGAACGCTGACGGCAGGTCCGACCTGGTCGCCATCGACGACGCGGGCAAGCTGCGCCTCTACGGCGGCTACGGGAACGGCTCCGTCAGCGGCAGCCCGGCCGTCATCGGCAGCGGCGGCTGGACCGGCGCCTCGATCTCCCACCGCGGGGACTGGACCGGCAACGGGGCCGAGGACATCGTGGCCCGCGTCGGCACCGAACTGCGCGTCTACCCGAACCGCGGCGACGGCACCCTGGCCTCCCCGGTCCGGATCGGCACCGGCTTCCCCGCCGACTCCAAGGTGGTCAGTGTCGGCGACGCCACCGGCGACGGCTACCCGGACGTGGTCGCCACCATCGGGGACACCCTGTGGCTGTACGCGGGCAACCCGGCAGCCAAGCCCTCCGTGAAGGCCGGAGTGCAGATCGGCCTGCGGGGCTGGGCCCCGATGAGCCTGAGCGCGGCGGGCGACGCCGACCACGACGGGCGCGTCGACCTGTTCGCGCGCGACGCGAACGACCAGCAGCTGTGGCTCTACCGAGGCCAGGGCGACGGCACCTTCGGCGCCCGCACCGAGTACGGGCACGGCTACGGGACCGGCAGCCGCCCGCTGATCGCGGGCGCGGCGGACGCGGACGGCAACGGGGTCGCGGACCTGTGGGCGACCACGGACGAGGGCACCGGCACGCTGATGTTCTACGCCGGCGAGACCAACGGCGCGGGCGACCCGGTGGACGGGACCCGCACCACGGTCGGGCTGAGCGGCTGGAACACGATCCGCGCGATCAGCTAG
- the argS gene encoding arginine--tRNA ligase, translating to MASVPSLASSVNQRVADALASALPDAGASDPLLRRSDRADFQANGILALAKKAKANPRELATTVVESIPAGDLIREIEVSGPGFLNITVTDRAIVETLAARAADDRLGVPLAANPGTTVIDYAQPNVAKEMHVGHLRSAVIGAAMVEILEFTGEKVVRRHHIGDWGTQFGMLIQYLLEHPHELDHGSAEEVSGEEAMSNLNRLYKASRGLFDSDEEFKTRARARVVDLQAGEPETLALWQRFVDESKIYFYSVFNKLDMDIQDPDVVGESGYNDMLVETCKLLEESGVAVRSNGALCVFFDDVKGQDGNPTPLIVQKSDGGFGYAATDLSAIRDRVGNLGATELIYVVDARQSLHFKMVFETARRAGWLNDEVKAVQLAFGTVLGKDGKPFKTREGETVRLVDLLDEAVERATAVVREKAEKIGLSEAEIVENGQYVGIGAVKYADLSTSAARDYKFDLDQMVSLTGDTSVYLQYAYARIKSILRKAGEAGDRKPVAHPELELAPAERALGLHLDQFGELIAEAAADHAPHKVAAYLYQLSSLFATFYEQCPVVKPEPELVVGENRLFLCELTARTLSKGMSLLGIRTPEKL from the coding sequence ATGGCCTCGGTCCCTTCCCTCGCTTCTTCCGTCAACCAGCGCGTCGCCGACGCACTCGCCTCCGCCCTGCCGGACGCCGGTGCCAGCGACCCCCTGCTGCGACGAAGCGACCGGGCCGACTTCCAGGCCAACGGCATCCTGGCGCTCGCGAAGAAGGCGAAGGCCAACCCGCGCGAGCTGGCGACGACCGTGGTCGAGTCCATCCCGGCCGGTGACCTGATCCGGGAGATCGAGGTCTCCGGGCCCGGCTTCCTGAACATCACCGTCACCGACCGGGCGATCGTCGAGACCCTGGCCGCGCGTGCCGCCGACGACCGCCTCGGCGTGCCGCTGGCCGCGAACCCCGGTACGACGGTGATCGACTACGCGCAGCCGAACGTGGCCAAGGAGATGCACGTCGGCCACCTGCGTTCCGCCGTGATCGGCGCCGCGATGGTGGAGATCCTGGAGTTCACGGGCGAGAAGGTGGTCCGTCGCCACCACATCGGCGACTGGGGCACCCAGTTCGGCATGCTCATCCAGTACCTGCTGGAGCACCCGCACGAGCTGGATCACGGTTCCGCCGAGGAGGTCTCCGGCGAGGAGGCCATGTCCAACCTCAACCGGCTGTACAAGGCTTCGCGCGGCCTCTTCGACTCCGACGAGGAGTTCAAGACCCGTGCCCGCGCCCGGGTGGTGGACCTCCAGGCCGGCGAGCCGGAGACCCTTGCCCTCTGGCAGCGGTTCGTGGACGAGTCGAAGATCTACTTCTACTCCGTCTTCAACAAGCTGGACATGGACATCCAGGACCCCGACGTGGTCGGCGAGTCCGGCTACAACGACATGCTCGTCGAGACCTGCAAGCTGCTGGAGGAGTCGGGCGTCGCCGTCCGCTCCAACGGCGCGCTCTGTGTGTTCTTCGACGACGTCAAGGGCCAGGACGGCAACCCGACCCCGCTGATCGTCCAGAAGTCCGACGGCGGCTTCGGCTACGCCGCCACCGACCTCTCCGCGATCCGCGACCGGGTGGGCAACCTGGGCGCGACCGAGCTGATCTACGTGGTCGACGCGCGGCAGTCCCTGCACTTCAAGATGGTCTTCGAGACGGCGCGCCGGGCGGGCTGGCTGAACGACGAGGTCAAGGCCGTGCAGCTGGCCTTCGGCACCGTGCTGGGCAAGGACGGCAAGCCGTTCAAGACCCGTGAGGGCGAGACGGTGCGGCTGGTGGACCTGCTGGACGAGGCGGTGGAGCGGGCGACCGCCGTGGTCCGCGAGAAGGCGGAGAAGATCGGCCTGTCCGAGGCGGAGATCGTCGAGAACGGCCAGTACGTGGGCATCGGCGCGGTGAAGTACGCGGACCTGTCGACCTCGGCCGCGCGGGACTACAAGTTCGACCTGGACCAGATGGTCTCGCTGACGGGTGACACGTCCGTGTACCTCCAGTACGCGTACGCCCGTATCAAGTCCATCCTGCGCAAGGCGGGCGAGGCGGGCGACCGCAAGCCGGTCGCGCACCCGGAGCTGGAGCTGGCCCCGGCCGAGCGCGCGCTGGGCCTGCACCTGGACCAGTTCGGCGAGCTCATCGCCGAGGCGGCCGCGGACCACGCCCCGCACAAGGTGGCCGCGTACCTCTACCAGCTGTCCTCGCTGTTCGCGACGTTCTACGAGCAGTGCCCGGTCGTGAAGCCCGAGCCCGAGCTCGTCGTCGGCGAGAACCGTCTGTTCCTGTGCGAGCTGACCGCCCGCACCCTGAGCAAGGGCATGTCCCTGCTGGGCATCCGGACCCCCGAGAAGCTCTGA
- the lysS gene encoding lysine--tRNA ligase has protein sequence MAQSSTETDWVSRFADEVIAEAERRAPGKPVVVASGLSPSGPIHLGNLREVMTPHLVADEIRRRGIEVRHVLSWDDYDRYRKVPAGIPGVDPETYGQYIGMPLTAVPAPAGSAYATWAEHFKAAMVESLAELGVEYDPISQTEQYTTGVYREQVLFAMKHRGDIDAILDQYRTKQKPGGKKPQQKQVDEAELEAAEGSGAAAEDDGSIGEGGYFPYKPYCGQCGKDFTKVTSYNDETTELTYVCTEDEYTETVKLSEFNRGKLVWKVDWPMRWAYEGVIFEPSGVDHSSPGSSFQVGGQIVHIFGGEQPIGPMYAFVGISGMAKMSSSKGGVPTPADALKIMEPQLLRWLYARRRPNQSFKIAFDQEIQRLYDEWDKLEAKVADESVLPADAAAHARAVRTAAGELPRTQRQMPYRTLASVVDITAGHDEQTLRILSDLEPDRPLTSLDEVRPRLDRAENWITTQVPADQRTLVREEADVELLSSLDDEGRESLRRLVDGLDSHWSLDGLTTLVYGVPKVMAGLEPDAKPTPELKVAQRTFFALLYRLLVTRETGPRLPTLLLAVGAERVRKLLAV, from the coding sequence GTGGCTCAGAGCAGCACCGAGACCGACTGGGTCTCCCGTTTCGCGGACGAGGTCATCGCCGAGGCGGAGCGCCGAGCACCCGGCAAACCTGTCGTCGTCGCGTCCGGACTCTCCCCCTCCGGCCCCATCCACCTGGGCAACCTCCGCGAGGTCATGACCCCGCACCTGGTCGCGGACGAGATCCGCCGCCGGGGCATCGAGGTACGGCACGTCCTGTCGTGGGACGACTACGACCGTTACCGCAAGGTGCCGGCCGGCATCCCGGGCGTGGACCCCGAGACCTACGGCCAGTACATCGGCATGCCGCTGACCGCCGTCCCCGCGCCCGCCGGTTCGGCGTACGCGACGTGGGCCGAGCACTTCAAGGCCGCCATGGTCGAGTCGCTGGCCGAGCTGGGCGTCGAGTACGACCCGATCAGCCAGACCGAGCAGTACACGACCGGTGTCTACCGCGAGCAGGTCCTGTTCGCGATGAAGCACCGGGGCGACATCGACGCCATCCTCGACCAGTACCGCACCAAGCAGAAGCCGGGCGGCAAGAAGCCCCAGCAGAAGCAGGTCGACGAGGCCGAGCTCGAGGCCGCCGAGGGTTCGGGCGCCGCCGCCGAGGACGACGGCAGCATCGGCGAGGGCGGGTACTTCCCGTACAAGCCGTACTGCGGCCAGTGCGGCAAGGACTTCACCAAGGTCACGTCCTACAACGACGAGACCACCGAGCTGACCTACGTCTGCACCGAGGACGAGTACACCGAGACGGTCAAGCTCAGCGAGTTCAACCGCGGCAAGCTCGTCTGGAAGGTCGACTGGCCCATGCGCTGGGCCTACGAGGGCGTGATCTTCGAGCCCTCCGGCGTCGACCACTCCTCGCCCGGCTCCTCCTTCCAGGTCGGCGGCCAGATCGTGCACATCTTCGGCGGCGAGCAGCCGATCGGACCGATGTACGCCTTCGTCGGCATCAGCGGCATGGCCAAGATGTCCTCCAGCAAGGGCGGGGTCCCCACCCCGGCCGACGCGCTGAAGATCATGGAGCCGCAGCTGCTCCGCTGGCTCTACGCGCGCCGCCGCCCCAACCAGTCCTTCAAGATCGCCTTCGACCAGGAGATCCAGCGGCTCTACGACGAGTGGGACAAGCTGGAGGCCAAGGTCGCGGACGAGTCGGTCCTGCCCGCCGACGCCGCCGCGCACGCGCGGGCCGTACGCACCGCCGCCGGTGAACTGCCGCGCACGCAGCGCCAGATGCCGTACCGGACGCTCGCGTCCGTCGTCGACATCACCGCCGGCCACGACGAGCAGACCCTGCGGATCCTCTCCGACCTGGAGCCCGACCGGCCGCTGACCTCCCTCGACGAGGTCCGGCCGCGACTGGACCGCGCCGAGAACTGGATCACCACGCAGGTGCCCGCCGACCAGCGGACCCTGGTGCGCGAAGAGGCCGACGTCGAGCTGCTGTCCTCCCTCGACGACGAGGGCCGCGAATCGCTGCGCCGCCTCGTGGACGGCCTCGACTCGCACTGGTCCCTCGACGGCCTGACCACGCTCGTCTACGGCGTGCCCAAGGTCATGGCCGGCCTCGAGCCCGACGCCAAGCCCACGCCCGAGCTCAAGGTCGCCCAGCGCACCTTCTTCGCGCTGCTCTACCGGCTGCTCGTGACCCGGGAGACCGGGCCGCGCCTGCCCACGCTGCTCCTCGCGGTGGGGGCGGAGCGGGTGCGCAAGCTGCTCGCCGTCTGA
- a CDS encoding DUF2637 domain-containing protein, protein MAAMQLTRTHRILIGVVVAGAVVIAGIGFAGSYAAVRALALQKGFGNFSLVFPIGIDMGICVLLALDLLLTWIRIPFPLLRQTAWLLTAATIAFNGAAAWPDPLGVGMHAVIPILFVVTVEAARHAVGRIADITADRHMEGVRITRWLLSPVPTFKLWRRMKLWELRSYEQAVGMEQDRLIYQARLQARYGRFWRRKAPVGAMMPLRLARIGVPLSQTAPEGLAAAGIDPLVLPPAAAEVAGVAEVTGSTHPALLAGGMDAGTGAAQALARMTQAQTAQAQMVQAQMQVQAQAQAQMQAQLQARMQAQAAGLAAAAAGPLPGQPFGPETEAVAEARSQAQAQAQAHALALAQTFPPVAHGDAAPFAVDPTAMPAAHNSAWFAGPLAPQAAYQGGYNPQYVDGLEPTPVMPPAGPGPEQYDQQGLQGLQGPQEVPIPAPRQEQHEGDLAEQGPESDPGAEPEPDIDDVKFAEAAYEVFRAFLDEFSQFPTPEQVDIHLSDRHGVVHPRSASMIRRLMPELKQRYQRDLENEHIA, encoded by the coding sequence GTGGCCGCGATGCAGCTGACTCGTACGCACCGGATATTGATCGGTGTCGTGGTCGCCGGAGCCGTCGTCATCGCCGGGATCGGTTTCGCGGGATCGTACGCCGCCGTGCGCGCGCTCGCTTTGCAGAAGGGCTTCGGCAACTTCTCGCTGGTCTTCCCCATCGGCATCGACATGGGCATCTGCGTCCTGCTCGCGCTGGACCTGCTGTTGACGTGGATCCGGATCCCGTTCCCGCTGCTGCGCCAGACGGCGTGGCTGCTGACGGCGGCGACGATCGCGTTCAACGGTGCGGCCGCCTGGCCGGATCCGCTGGGCGTCGGGATGCACGCCGTGATCCCGATCCTGTTCGTGGTCACCGTGGAGGCGGCCCGGCACGCGGTGGGCCGGATCGCGGACATCACCGCCGACCGGCACATGGAGGGCGTCCGCATCACGCGGTGGCTCCTGTCCCCCGTCCCCACCTTCAAGCTGTGGCGCCGGATGAAGCTGTGGGAGCTGCGCTCCTACGAGCAGGCCGTCGGCATGGAGCAGGACCGCCTGATCTACCAGGCGCGCCTCCAGGCCCGCTACGGCCGCTTCTGGCGGCGCAAGGCCCCGGTCGGCGCCATGATGCCGCTGCGGCTGGCCCGGATCGGCGTCCCGCTGTCGCAGACGGCCCCCGAGGGCCTGGCGGCGGCCGGCATCGACCCGCTGGTCCTGCCCCCGGCGGCGGCGGAGGTGGCCGGGGTGGCCGAGGTGACGGGGTCGACGCATCCGGCCCTCCTGGCCGGTGGCATGGACGCGGGTACGGGCGCGGCGCAGGCGCTGGCCCGGATGACTCAGGCCCAGACGGCTCAGGCCCAGATGGTCCAGGCCCAGATGCAGGTACAGGCGCAGGCTCAGGCCCAGATGCAGGCGCAGCTGCAAGCGCGGATGCAGGCCCAGGCGGCGGGCCTCGCGGCCGCCGCCGCGGGTCCGCTCCCGGGTCAGCCCTTCGGTCCCGAGACCGAAGCCGTGGCCGAGGCGCGGTCCCAGGCGCAGGCTCAGGCACAGGCCCACGCGCTGGCGCTGGCCCAGACCTTCCCGCCGGTCGCCCACGGCGACGCCGCTCCCTTCGCGGTGGACCCGACCGCCATGCCCGCCGCGCACAACAGCGCCTGGTTCGCGGGGCCGCTCGCCCCGCAGGCCGCGTACCAGGGCGGCTACAACCCGCAGTACGTGGACGGCCTGGAGCCGACCCCGGTCATGCCCCCGGCCGGTCCCGGCCCGGAGCAGTACGACCAGCAGGGACTCCAGGGACTTCAGGGACCGCAGGAGGTCCCGATACCGGCTCCCCGCCAGGAGCAGCACGAGGGCGACCTCGCGGAGCAGGGTCCGGAGTCCGACCCGGGTGCGGAGCCGGAACCCGACATCGACGACGTGAAGTTCGCGGAGGCCGCGTACGAGGTCTTCCGCGCGTTCCTCGACGAGTTCTCCCAGTTCCCGACCCCGGAGCAGGTGGACATACACCTCTCGGACCGCCACGGGGTCGTGCACCCGCGCAGCGCTTCGATGATCCGCCGCCTGATGCCGGAGCTGAAGCAGCGCTACCAGCGCGACCTCGAGAACGAGCACATCGCGTGA
- a CDS encoding DUF3558 domain-containing protein encodes MHRSASRLTRVLACAAVPVILTVAGCSSDSGKDSGTGSSKKADASSSAKPSGKPSSTLEKAKYAALPEPCKAIAAKTIESLVPKAKDANGTAAKSNDLSSIASCTWNGLDEAGLKGSQYRWLSISLVRYDSLASVGTGSKRAEGEYAKQVEKAKTVEGAENVKPEAAGGIGDQATSVTFTTKKDGDFFNNTILARTQNVVITLDYNGAAYEGADAPDQAKLLQDAIAAMKEAVASVDAANQPKQPEQAPSASASPSAS; translated from the coding sequence ATGCACCGATCAGCCTCGCGTCTCACCCGCGTCCTCGCCTGCGCAGCCGTTCCGGTGATCCTCACGGTCGCCGGCTGCTCGTCCGACTCGGGCAAGGACTCGGGCACCGGCAGCTCCAAGAAGGCCGACGCGTCCTCGTCCGCCAAGCCCAGCGGCAAGCCCTCCTCCACGCTGGAGAAGGCCAAGTACGCCGCGCTGCCCGAGCCGTGCAAGGCGATCGCCGCGAAGACCATCGAGTCGCTCGTCCCGAAGGCCAAGGACGCCAACGGCACGGCGGCCAAGTCGAACGACCTGTCCAGCATCGCGAGCTGCACCTGGAACGGCCTGGACGAAGCCGGGCTGAAGGGCTCGCAGTACCGCTGGCTCTCGATCTCCCTGGTCCGCTACGACTCGCTCGCCTCGGTCGGCACCGGCAGCAAGCGCGCCGAGGGCGAGTACGCCAAGCAGGTCGAGAAGGCGAAGACCGTCGAGGGCGCGGAGAACGTGAAGCCGGAGGCGGCGGGCGGCATCGGCGACCAGGCCACCTCCGTCACCTTCACCACGAAGAAGGACGGCGACTTCTTCAACAACACGATCCTCGCCCGCACGCAGAACGTCGTCATCACCCTCGACTACAACGGTGCGGCCTACGAGGGCGCCGACGCCCCGGACCAGGCGAAGCTGCTCCAGGACGCCATCGCGGCGATGAAGGAGGCCGTGGCCTCGGTGGACGCCGCCAACCAGCCCAAGCAGCCGGAGCAGGCACCTTCCGCCTCGGCTTCCCCCTCGGCCTCGTAG
- a CDS encoding DUF3558 domain-containing protein has product MQRKTVRGVLPGLAILTFLTAGLTACTDGGGVGITSDAKAGDSAGAVAQPGKYRVLPMPCKAVDAKKVRAMLPAADTLTPEQRDALYAGVADASYDADRRVGCRWTAQTPTETRLLSVGFERVVSYDRATTSDDDKARQVYIRQLTDAHLPFPGPVSSPTPSPSQSASPSPAASGGTSPSPGTSSSPSASASPSAPPELGSRVLEGLGNEAFLDDKLSAAGANAVQSRTVRIVFRTSNVIVTVEYSVQPALPGTGPGTVPPSGETQDKARQLAQALVDRFNE; this is encoded by the coding sequence GTGCAGCGCAAGACGGTACGTGGAGTCCTGCCAGGCCTCGCGATCCTGACCTTCCTGACGGCCGGACTCACCGCGTGCACCGACGGGGGCGGGGTCGGCATCACCAGCGACGCCAAGGCCGGGGACAGCGCGGGTGCGGTCGCGCAGCCCGGTAAGTACCGCGTCCTGCCGATGCCGTGCAAGGCCGTGGACGCCAAGAAGGTCCGGGCGATGCTCCCGGCCGCCGACACCCTCACCCCCGAGCAGCGCGACGCGCTCTACGCCGGCGTCGCGGACGCCTCGTACGACGCCGACCGGCGCGTCGGGTGCCGCTGGACCGCGCAGACTCCGACCGAGACCAGGCTGCTGTCGGTCGGCTTCGAGCGCGTGGTCTCGTACGACCGGGCCACCACCAGCGACGACGACAAGGCGCGGCAGGTCTACATCCGCCAGCTCACCGACGCCCACCTGCCCTTCCCGGGCCCGGTCAGCAGCCCCACCCCCAGCCCCAGCCAGAGTGCGAGTCCGAGCCCGGCAGCCAGTGGCGGTACGAGTCCCAGCCCGGGTACGAGCTCCAGCCCGTCCGCCTCCGCGTCCCCCTCCGCCCCGCCCGAGCTCGGTTCCCGCGTCCTCGAAGGGCTCGGCAACGAGGCCTTCCTCGACGACAAGCTGAGCGCGGCCGGCGCCAACGCCGTCCAGTCGCGGACGGTCCGGATTGTGTTCCGTACCTCGAATGTCATCGTCACCGTCGAGTACAGCGTCCAGCCCGCGCTCCCCGGCACGGGCCCGGGCACGGTCCCGCCGAGCGGCGAAACGCAGGACAAAGCACGACAGTTGGCGCAGGCCCTCGTCGACCGGTTCAACGAGTAG
- a CDS encoding RtcB family protein: MSYVEVPGAKVPIRMWTDPASVEDSAMRQLQNTAGLPWIKGLAVMPDVHYGKGATVGSVIAMKDAVCPAAVGVDIGCGMSAVKTSLTANDLPGDLSGLRSKIERAIPVGAGMHREAVDPGRLYGFSDKGFGDLWERFDYVADAVKFRRDRAMRQMGTLGAGNHHQEVNIDQDGAVWLTLHSGSRGIGNELADHHIGIARGLSHNQGLVDRDLAVFLSATPEMAAYRHDLYWAQEYAKYNRAVMMSLMKEVIRREFRKAKVSFEQEISCHHNYVAEEQYDGMDLLVTRKGAIRAGSGEYGIIPGSMATGTYIVKGLGNKAAFNSASHGAGRRMSRTAAKKRYTARDLAEQTKGVECRKDSGVVDEIPAAYKPIEQVMEQQHDLVEVVAKLRQVVCIKG, from the coding sequence ATGTCATATGTAGAAGTGCCCGGGGCGAAGGTCCCGATCCGGATGTGGACCGATCCCGCGTCGGTCGAGGACAGCGCGATGCGCCAGCTGCAGAACACCGCGGGCCTCCCCTGGATCAAGGGCCTGGCCGTCATGCCGGACGTGCACTACGGCAAGGGCGCCACGGTCGGCTCGGTCATCGCCATGAAGGACGCGGTCTGCCCGGCGGCGGTCGGAGTCGACATCGGCTGCGGCATGTCGGCCGTGAAGACCTCCCTCACGGCCAACGACCTCCCGGGGGACCTGTCGGGACTCCGCTCGAAGATCGAGCGGGCGATCCCGGTGGGCGCGGGGATGCACCGGGAGGCGGTGGATCCGGGGCGGCTGTACGGGTTCTCGGACAAGGGGTTCGGGGATCTGTGGGAGCGGTTCGACTATGTCGCGGATGCGGTGAAGTTCCGGCGGGACCGGGCGATGCGACAAATGGGGACACTTGGAGCGGGAAATCATCACCAAGAGGTCAACATCGATCAGGATGGGGCTGTGTGGCTGACCCTGCACTCTGGGTCCCGGGGTATCGGCAACGAACTCGCTGACCACCACATCGGCATCGCGCGGGGGCTCTCCCACAACCAGGGGCTGGTCGACCGGGACCTCGCGGTCTTCCTTTCGGCGACTCCGGAGATGGCCGCGTACCGGCACGACCTCTACTGGGCCCAGGAGTACGCCAAGTACAACCGCGCGGTGATGATGAGTCTCATGAAGGAGGTCATCCGCCGGGAGTTCCGGAAGGCCAAGGTCTCCTTCGAGCAGGAGATCAGCTGCCACCACAACTACGTGGCGGAGGAGCAGTACGACGGCATGGACCTGCTGGTCACGCGAAAGGGCGCGATCCGCGCCGGCAGTGGCGAGTACGGGATCATCCCGGGCTCGATGGCCACCGGTACCTACATCGTGAAGGGCCTCGGCAACAAGGCCGCCTTCAACTCGGCCTCGCACGGCGCGGGCCGGCGGATGAGCCGGACGGCGGCGAAGAAGCGGTACACGGCGCGGGATCTGGCGGAGCAGACCAAGGGCGTGGAATGCCGCAAGGACTCGGGCGTCGTGGACGAGATCCCGGCAGCGTACAAGCCGATCGAGCAGGTCATGGAGCAGCAGCACGACCTCGTGGAGGTCGTCGCCAAGCTCAGGCAGGTCGTCTGCATCAAGGGCTGA
- a CDS encoding polysaccharide deacetylase family protein, giving the protein MPTDEKVVFITIDDGWVHDPAVAQKLVEQRVPASLFLLPGATSYDPSYFTGLVDQGRVSVENHTVNHPDLTTLDAAGKDAEVCGAEDQLTTTFGRAPKLLRPPYGAVNDDVRLAAKACGVKALITWTYDFTTWSETPATPQLHSGDIVLLHFTPTLGADLQRALDAAKAAGLKPAALMPHLKSAGLVP; this is encoded by the coding sequence GTGCCGACCGACGAGAAGGTCGTGTTCATCACCATCGACGACGGGTGGGTGCACGATCCGGCCGTTGCGCAGAAACTCGTCGAGCAGCGGGTTCCCGCTTCGCTCTTCCTGCTGCCGGGGGCGACCTCGTACGACCCCTCGTACTTCACCGGCCTGGTCGATCAGGGGCGGGTGAGCGTGGAGAACCACACGGTCAACCACCCCGACCTGACCACGCTCGACGCCGCGGGCAAGGATGCCGAGGTGTGCGGGGCCGAGGACCAGTTGACCACCACCTTCGGGCGGGCGCCGAAGCTGCTGCGGCCGCCGTACGGGGCCGTCAACGACGATGTCCGGCTGGCCGCCAAGGCGTGCGGGGTCAAGGCGCTGATCACCTGGACCTACGACTTCACCACGTGGAGCGAGACGCCCGCCACCCCGCAGCTGCACTCCGGGGACATCGTGCTGCTGCACTTCACGCCCACGCTCGGCGCGGACCTGCAGCGGGCCCTGGACGCGGCGAAGGCCGCCGGGCTGAAGCCGGCGGCCCTCATGCCGCACCTGAAGAGTGCGGGCCTGGTTCCTTAG